In the genome of Desulfocurvus vexinensis DSM 17965, one region contains:
- a CDS encoding PAS domain S-box protein produces MKQFLRSSLGRGIMLMALGSVALAVLLMALLSVRALHRLGDFSVDISAQGVEDQARRALFGLVRERALRHETLFQNAAATTRSLAERGAYHLEHIDLFGTRGAWGEESFTFHADKGIFSNPDQALVSSVYWGADSIGPATRQRINAVSHLDKSLASAMLTSPGAAAAWLMLDDTVLRYFPNVHLVERMAPRWEFDCRTDPCFLLGTPEHNPTGATRWSDVYQDTVGQGLVVTVATPFYTADGRFQGVTGLDFSLDNMVREVLRDRPADAPDMERPTATRGFGILLARGGSVIALPLDRAADLGLGDAGREQLERGQPLDCKLTQSTEPEVRALAEAMVAGGQGARRVRIAGRVHLAAFHPLRAPGWSLAELVPLDEVLAPVDDTRLALDREVRAIAVSHPFSAVAVTLGSSLLVMWFLVRRLLRPVRSLLEATEAVSRGDLRHVVRMPSDDEFGELGRAFNAMTAELGRNQEHLHEAREKYRSIFESAVEGIYQSTPEGVFLNVNRAMARVLGYENPDELLRAVSGVPTRLFVDPDDRARFYGRLQAEGEVLQFETRLRRKDGGIIWARLGGRAVYGPRGELVYVNGVLEDFTDVKNAREQIRHLSQELMRTQERERGRIARDLHDGVAQTLSSLKIAAGVLFDGHPDASPELRRRAGEFSARLQECIGAVRDMAYDLRPSALDELGLVRTLEQYCREFTERTGIRAQFMAAGMDGVTLAPEAQINLYRLTQEALHNVEKHSGADRAEVRLVASHPWVILSVTDNGRGFDPAAPPGGGRRCMGLRSMEERAGLLGGWLDVSAQPGRGVRIKVQVPTAAGRSLQD; encoded by the coding sequence GTGAAACAGTTTCTGCGTTCCTCGCTGGGCAGGGGCATCATGCTGATGGCGCTGGGGTCCGTAGCCCTGGCCGTGCTGCTCATGGCCTTGCTGTCCGTGCGCGCGCTGCACCGCCTGGGCGATTTTTCCGTGGACATCAGCGCCCAGGGCGTGGAGGACCAGGCGCGGCGGGCGCTCTTCGGCCTGGTGCGCGAGCGGGCCCTGCGCCACGAGACCCTGTTCCAGAACGCGGCGGCCACCACCCGCAGCCTGGCCGAGCGCGGGGCCTACCACCTGGAGCACATCGACCTGTTCGGCACCCGGGGCGCCTGGGGCGAGGAGTCCTTCACCTTCCACGCCGACAAGGGCATCTTCTCCAACCCGGACCAGGCCCTGGTGTCCTCGGTCTACTGGGGGGCGGACAGCATCGGCCCCGCGACCCGCCAGCGGATCAACGCCGTGTCGCACCTGGACAAGTCCCTGGCCTCGGCCATGCTCACCAGCCCCGGCGCGGCTGCCGCGTGGCTGATGCTCGACGACACGGTGCTCCGCTATTTCCCCAACGTGCATCTGGTGGAGCGCATGGCCCCGCGCTGGGAGTTCGACTGCCGCACGGACCCCTGCTTCCTGCTGGGCACCCCGGAGCACAACCCCACCGGCGCCACCCGGTGGAGCGATGTGTACCAGGACACCGTGGGCCAGGGGCTGGTGGTCACCGTGGCCACGCCCTTCTACACCGCCGACGGCCGCTTCCAGGGCGTGACCGGGCTGGACTTCTCGCTGGACAACATGGTCCGCGAGGTGCTGCGCGACCGGCCCGCAGACGCGCCCGACATGGAGCGGCCCACCGCGACCCGGGGCTTCGGCATCCTGCTGGCGCGCGGGGGCTCGGTCATCGCCCTGCCCCTGGACAGGGCGGCGGACCTGGGCCTGGGCGACGCCGGGCGCGAGCAGCTGGAGCGCGGGCAGCCCCTGGACTGCAAGCTGACGCAGTCCACGGAACCCGAGGTGCGCGCCCTGGCCGAGGCCATGGTCGCGGGCGGGCAGGGCGCCCGCCGGGTGCGCATCGCGGGGCGGGTCCATCTGGCGGCGTTCCACCCCCTGCGCGCGCCGGGCTGGAGCCTGGCCGAGCTGGTGCCCCTGGACGAGGTGCTGGCCCCGGTGGACGACACCCGACTGGCCCTGGACCGCGAGGTCCGCGCCATCGCCGTGAGCCATCCCTTCTCGGCGGTGGCCGTGACCCTGGGCTCCTCCCTGCTGGTGATGTGGTTCCTGGTGCGCCGGCTGCTGCGGCCCGTGCGCAGCCTGCTCGAGGCCACCGAGGCCGTGTCGCGCGGGGATCTGCGCCATGTGGTGCGCATGCCCAGCGACGACGAGTTCGGCGAGCTGGGCCGGGCCTTCAACGCCATGACCGCCGAGCTGGGGCGCAACCAGGAGCACCTGCACGAGGCGCGCGAGAAGTACCGCAGCATCTTCGAGAGCGCCGTGGAGGGCATCTACCAGAGCACCCCCGAGGGCGTGTTCCTCAACGTTAACCGGGCCATGGCCCGCGTGCTGGGCTACGAGAACCCCGACGAACTGCTGCGCGCCGTGAGCGGCGTGCCCACGCGCCTGTTCGTGGACCCCGACGACCGGGCCCGCTTCTACGGGCGCCTGCAGGCCGAGGGCGAGGTGCTCCAGTTCGAGACACGCCTGCGGCGCAAGGACGGGGGCATCATCTGGGCGCGCCTGGGCGGGCGCGCGGTCTACGGCCCCCGGGGCGAGCTGGTCTACGTCAACGGCGTGCTGGAAGACTTCACCGACGTGAAGAACGCCCGCGAGCAGATCCGCCACCTGTCCCAGGAGTTGATGCGCACCCAGGAGCGCGAGCGCGGACGCATCGCCCGCGACCTGCACGACGGTGTGGCCCAGACCCTGTCGTCGCTCAAGATCGCCGCGGGCGTGCTCTTCGACGGGCACCCCGACGCCTCGCCCGAGCTGCGCCGCCGGGCCGGGGAGTTTTCGGCCCGCTTGCAGGAGTGCATCGGCGCCGTGCGCGACATGGCCTACGACCTGCGGCCCTCGGCCCTGGACGAGCTCGGGCTGGTGCGCACCCTGGAGCAGTACTGCCGCGAATTCACCGAGCGCACGGGCATTCGCGCGCAGTTCATGGCCGCGGGCATGGACGGCGTGACCCTGGCCCCCGAGGCGCAGATCAACCTCTACCGCCTGACCCAGGAGGCCCTGCACAACGTGGAGAAGCACTCCGGAGCCGACCGGGCCGAGGTGCGCCTGGTGGCCTCGCACCCGTGGGTGATCCTGAGTGTCACCGACAATGGCCGGGGCTTCGACCCGGCGGCCCCGCCCGGGGGCGGGCGGCGGTGCATGGGCCTGCGCAGCATGGAGGAGCGCGCCGGGCTGCTGGGCGGCTGGCTGGACGTGTCCGCCCAGCCCGGGCGCGGGGTGCGCATCAAGGTCCAGGTGCCCACGGCTGCGGGCCGCAGCCTTCAGGACTGA
- a CDS encoding PLP-dependent aminotransferase family protein, whose product MPPRAGSDGFRYQTVERHVRELIETGALAPGSRLPSLRTLAARMHASISTISQAYLELEARGLVESRPRSGFFVRQARRRLRPPGAGPAPCGPRAVTRSGLIGTVLESVGDPRLTPLGIICPASELLPARQLARIMAEVVRQAPEAALQYSPIQGHPDLRRQLAVLGLEAGAAFGPDEVLVTQGAMEALYIALRAVTRPGDTVLVQSPTYFCFLQLLENLRLRVVEVPSRPEGGVGPADIRAALERFEIAACILSANFNNPDGALMPGPAKAEVVDMLARRGVPLIEDDVSGDLHFGPHRPEPLKHYDRAGGVILCSSFSKTICPGYRLGWMVPGRALAKALEIKATTNVCNPVPTQMAVAAYLRRGLYERHLRALRKAMETQRDTMLHHIGLHFPEQTRATRPGGGAVLWLELPRQVDGVDLFYRARERGIGIAPGSIFSTLDRFRNFIRLSTGGVWNQDLARGIAAVGAMAAEMAAAPGPAPQS is encoded by the coding sequence ATGCCCCCCCGCGCGGGAAGCGACGGCTTCCGCTACCAGACCGTGGAGCGCCACGTGCGCGAGCTCATCGAGACCGGGGCCCTGGCCCCGGGCAGCAGGCTGCCCTCCCTGCGCACCCTGGCCGCGCGGATGCACGCCAGCATCTCGACCATCAGCCAGGCCTACCTGGAACTGGAGGCGCGCGGGCTGGTGGAGTCGCGCCCGCGCTCGGGGTTTTTCGTGCGCCAGGCCCGGCGGCGCCTGCGCCCGCCCGGGGCCGGGCCCGCGCCCTGCGGCCCGCGCGCCGTGACGCGCAGCGGGCTCATCGGCACGGTGCTCGAATCCGTGGGCGACCCCCGGCTGACCCCGCTGGGCATCATCTGCCCGGCAAGCGAGCTGCTGCCCGCCCGGCAGCTGGCGCGGATCATGGCCGAGGTTGTCCGCCAGGCCCCGGAGGCGGCCCTGCAATACAGCCCCATCCAGGGCCACCCGGACCTGCGCCGCCAGCTGGCCGTGCTCGGCCTGGAGGCGGGCGCGGCCTTCGGGCCCGACGAGGTGCTGGTGACCCAGGGCGCCATGGAGGCGCTCTACATCGCCCTGCGCGCCGTGACCCGGCCTGGCGACACGGTGCTCGTGCAGTCGCCGACCTATTTTTGTTTCCTGCAGCTGCTGGAAAACCTGCGCCTGCGGGTGGTGGAGGTGCCCTCGCGGCCCGAGGGCGGCGTGGGCCCCGCCGACATCCGCGCGGCCCTGGAGCGCTTCGAGATCGCGGCCTGCATCCTGTCGGCCAACTTCAACAACCCCGACGGCGCGCTGATGCCCGGCCCGGCCAAGGCCGAGGTGGTGGACATGCTGGCCCGGCGGGGCGTGCCGCTCATCGAGGACGACGTGTCCGGCGACCTGCACTTCGGCCCGCACCGGCCCGAGCCCCTCAAGCACTACGACCGCGCGGGCGGAGTCATCCTGTGCTCGTCGTTCTCCAAGACCATCTGCCCCGGCTACCGCCTGGGCTGGATGGTGCCGGGCCGGGCCCTGGCCAAGGCCCTGGAGATCAAGGCCACCACCAACGTCTGCAACCCGGTGCCCACGCAGATGGCCGTGGCGGCCTACCTGCGGCGCGGGCTGTACGAGCGCCACCTGCGCGCCCTGCGCAAGGCCATGGAAACCCAGCGCGACACCATGCTGCACCACATCGGCCTGCATTTTCCCGAGCAGACGCGCGCAACCCGCCCCGGGGGCGGGGCCGTGCTGTGGCTGGAGCTGCCGCGCCAGGTGGACGGGGTGGATCTGTTCTACAGGGCGCGCGAGCGCGGCATCGGCATCGCCCCGGGGTCCATCTTCTCGACCCTGGACCGCTTCCGCAACTTCATCCGCCTGTCCACGGGCGGGGTCTGGAACCAGGACCTGGCCCGGGGCATCGCCGCCGTGGGCGCCATGGCCGCCGAGATGGCCGCCGCCCCCGGCCCGGCCCCTCAGTCCTGA
- a CDS encoding DNA-3-methyladenine glycosylase I, translating to MPVRCPWAQSPAEMTAYHDTEWGVPLHDDRRHFEFLCLESAQAGLSWLTILRRREGYRAAFAGFDPQAVARFDAGQKAALLADARIIRNRAKIDAAVHNAGRFLDIQAAFGSFDAYIWRFVDGRPVQGDRSDRNPPPATTPASEALARDLKARGFKFLGPTTVYAHMQAAGLVNDHLADCFRHAQCAALGAAAAKGR from the coding sequence ATGCCCGTCCGCTGCCCCTGGGCCCAGAGCCCCGCCGAGATGACGGCCTACCACGACACCGAATGGGGCGTGCCCCTGCACGACGACCGCCGCCATTTCGAATTCCTGTGCCTGGAAAGCGCCCAGGCCGGGCTGTCCTGGCTGACCATCCTGCGCCGCCGCGAGGGCTACCGCGCGGCCTTCGCGGGCTTCGACCCCCAGGCCGTGGCCCGCTTCGACGCCGGCCAGAAGGCCGCCCTGCTGGCCGATGCGCGCATCATCCGCAACCGCGCCAAGATCGACGCCGCCGTGCACAACGCGGGGCGCTTCCTGGACATCCAGGCCGCCTTCGGCTCCTTCGACGCCTACATCTGGCGCTTCGTGGACGGGCGGCCCGTGCAGGGCGACCGCAGCGACCGCAACCCGCCGCCCGCCACCACCCCGGCCTCCGAGGCCCTGGCCCGCGACCTGAAGGCCCGGGGCTTCAAGTTCCTGGGCCCGACCACGGTCTACGCCCACATGCAGGCCGCCGGGCTGGTCAACGACCACCTGGCGGACTGCTTCCGCCACGCGCAGTGCGCGGCCCTGGGGGCTGCGGCGGCGAAAGGACGCTAG
- a CDS encoding alpha-hydroxy-acid oxidizing protein yields the protein MKEVRDKARELMKGYCRVCPVCDGRACAGEVPGMGGLGSGAAFKDNLAALAAHKLRMRLVHGAVAPDTSTQVLGLHLDIPVLAAPIGGVSFNMGGKVEEADYIAAKLEACVQEGIVGCTGDGVPDFIHQAGFAAIHKVGGQAIPFIKPWEDAEFDAKLAKAEATGATVFGMDIDAAGLVTLAKMGRPVSPKTPEKLAAIVEKVPGKFVLKGVMTVEDARLALEAGVDAIVVSNHGGRVLEHAQGSARVLPEIAAFVGGRMAVLADGGVRSGADVLKMLALGADAVLIGRPFSVAVMGGLKDGAAQYIRQLKSELTSAMVLTGCANVADAGPGILAPAGR from the coding sequence ATGAAGGAAGTCCGCGACAAGGCGCGTGAACTGATGAAAGGCTACTGCCGGGTCTGCCCCGTGTGCGACGGACGGGCCTGCGCGGGCGAGGTGCCCGGCATGGGCGGCCTGGGCTCGGGCGCGGCCTTCAAGGACAATCTCGCCGCCCTGGCGGCCCACAAGCTGCGCATGCGCCTGGTGCACGGCGCCGTGGCGCCGGACACGTCCACCCAGGTCCTGGGCCTGCACCTGGACATCCCCGTGCTGGCCGCGCCCATCGGCGGCGTGTCCTTCAACATGGGCGGCAAGGTCGAGGAGGCCGACTACATCGCGGCCAAGCTGGAAGCCTGCGTGCAGGAGGGCATCGTGGGCTGCACCGGCGACGGCGTGCCCGACTTCATCCACCAGGCCGGTTTCGCGGCCATCCACAAGGTCGGCGGGCAGGCCATCCCCTTCATCAAGCCCTGGGAGGACGCCGAATTCGACGCCAAGCTGGCCAAGGCCGAGGCCACAGGCGCCACGGTCTTCGGCATGGACATCGACGCCGCAGGGCTCGTGACCCTGGCCAAGATGGGCCGCCCCGTGTCGCCCAAGACGCCGGAAAAACTGGCCGCCATCGTCGAGAAGGTGCCCGGCAAGTTCGTGCTCAAGGGCGTGATGACCGTGGAAGACGCCCGCCTGGCCCTGGAGGCCGGGGTGGACGCCATCGTGGTCTCCAACCACGGCGGGCGCGTGCTGGAGCACGCCCAGGGCTCGGCCCGCGTGCTGCCCGAAATCGCGGCCTTCGTGGGCGGGCGCATGGCCGTGCTGGCCGACGGCGGCGTGCGCTCGGGCGCCGATGTGCTCAAGATGCTGGCCCTGGGCGCCGACGCGGTGCTCATTGGCCGCCCGTTCAGCGTGGCGGTCATGGGCGGGCTCAAGGACGGCGCGGCGCAGTACATCCGCCAGCTCAAGTCCGAGCTGACCTCGGCCATGGTGCTCACGGGCTGCGCCAACGTGGCCGACGCCGGGCCGGGCATCCTGGCCCCCGCCGGGCGCTGA